CTGATCCCGGACATCACTGGGGTCAGCGTGACCCGGGCCGGACCCAACACCGTCGCGTTCGTCGGATACGGGCTCCAACCGGGGGTCAGCCTGGCCACGGTCGACCGGCGTACCCCGGACACCACCGCGCGCAGCGTGCCGCTGACCGTCACCGGACCGGGTACCTCGTGGTCCGGCACGGCCACCATTGCGGCCGGCGCATCGGCTGGGACCGGCCCGACGCTGACCCTGGGGGCCGGCTCGTACACGCTGGCCGCCGCAGCCAGCGACCCGTTCGGCACGGCCAGCCAGAGCGGCATCGACCCGGCGACGACGCACACCGCCACCCTGACCCTGCCCTACACCGCCGTCACCCTGGCCGTCACCGCGTCCGGTGCTCCTGATCCGGGGGCGACCTTCACCCTGACCCCGGCCGCCGGTGGCTCGCCGATTACCACCACTACGTCCGCGGCGGCCGTGTTCCGGGACATCGCGCCCGGGACCTACACGATCGCGGCCAGCAAGACGGTGGGCACGGTGACCTACAGCGGCCAGCTGACCGACCAGGTGCTGGGTGCCGGCACGTCGCCCCAGCTGAACGTGCCGATGACCGCGCCGCCGCCGCCGAACCCGCCGAACTGACCCGCGTCCCGGGCGGCCCGGGTACCCTGGTAGGTATCTGTGCGGTGCGCGCACTCTCGCGGCACGGACCCGCCGTTGCCCGGGAGGCCGCTGGATGACCGATCGCTACCGCGCCGTGGACGTTCCGGTCCGTGGGGGAGACCTGCGGGTCGGCGTCTGGGAGCCCACCGGGGATGCGGCCGAGCCGGCCGGCCCGCCCGTGCTGGCCGTGCACGGCATCACCGCCTCGCACCGGGCCTGGGTGACGGTGGCCGACCGGCTGCCCGGCGCCCGGATCGTCGCGCCCGACCTGCGCGGCCGGGGCCGGTCCAACCAGTTGCCCGGACCGTTCGGGATCACCGCTCACGCCGACGATCTCGCCCGCGTGCTGGACCACCTCGCCGTGCCGTCGGCGATCGTCATGGGGCATTCGATGGGTGGTTTCGTCACCGTCGCCACGATGCATCGGCACCCGGACCGGGTGGCCGGCGCGGTGCTGGTCGACGGCGGGTTGCCGCTGCCGATCCCGGAGGGCCTGACCCCGGACGAGGCGACGGCGGCCATCCTGGGCCCGGTGCAGCGCCGGCTGACCATGACGTTCGCCGACCACGAGGCCTACCGCGACTTCTTCCGCGCGCACCCGGCGTTCGCCGACTGGACCGA
This genomic window from Nakamurella multipartita DSM 44233 contains:
- a CDS encoding alpha/beta fold hydrolase gives rise to the protein MTDRYRAVDVPVRGGDLRVGVWEPTGDAAEPAGPPVLAVHGITASHRAWVTVADRLPGARIVAPDLRGRGRSNQLPGPFGITAHADDLARVLDHLAVPSAIVMGHSMGGFVTVATMHRHPDRVAGAVLVDGGLPLPIPEGLTPDEATAAILGPVQRRLTMTFADHEAYRDFFRAHPAFADWTDATTDYIDYDLVGEPGNFHPATSFEAMAADSRAQQDGEDWLLPGLAALPTGTPFLRAPRGLLDEEPGLFPAPWVARWAAEFPGMDVREVPGTNHYTLLFNDSGTAAIVGALAAAGASPA